A single window of Pseudarthrobacter psychrotolerans DNA harbors:
- a CDS encoding winged helix DNA-binding domain-containing protein: MNPAEVVRRRLHAQRLRGPGLASAEDAVRHLLAVQAQEFPYARWSLAQRTGFSGAASGAASHRVAAAAEVATATEVEQSVSDGHILRTHILRPTWHFVHRADLRWLTALSAPRLHQGNAGMYRRTGIDAAAAGRSGQVLAEAVRGGHHLTREQLAARLRDEGFAATGFGLAYVIMHAEISGILASGSPVRSPGSALKHTYALFDERVPPGPALPPTRAEALSELVRRYFTSRGPATVKDCADWSGLTMADVRLGLQQCLAAAPETLATSVIDGVVHYFDAGADGSGGAGPASGPRLDLIQCYDEYVMGYSATRHYLGGSAPAFPVAGAPMHVVLLDGRMAGSWRHTMSAGRCELDIRLFAAAGPALDDAAQDAVDRYGAYLGIPAARVGSGAKLEGHI; this comes from the coding sequence ATGAATCCGGCTGAGGTGGTGCGGCGGCGGCTTCACGCCCAACGACTGCGCGGGCCCGGCTTGGCGTCTGCCGAGGACGCTGTCCGGCACCTGCTGGCTGTCCAGGCCCAGGAGTTCCCCTACGCCCGCTGGAGCCTGGCGCAACGGACCGGCTTTTCCGGAGCTGCCTCCGGGGCGGCGTCTCATCGTGTTGCTGCCGCTGCTGAGGTGGCCACAGCCACGGAGGTTGAGCAGTCGGTGTCCGACGGGCACATCCTCCGCACGCATATCCTGAGGCCCACCTGGCATTTTGTGCACCGGGCGGATCTTCGCTGGCTGACGGCCTTGTCCGCGCCGCGGCTTCACCAGGGCAACGCGGGCATGTACCGGCGGACCGGGATTGATGCGGCCGCCGCCGGCCGGAGCGGGCAGGTCCTGGCCGAAGCCGTCCGGGGCGGGCACCACCTGACCCGGGAACAGCTGGCTGCGCGGCTTCGGGACGAAGGGTTCGCGGCCACCGGCTTCGGGCTGGCCTACGTGATCATGCACGCCGAGATCAGCGGGATCCTGGCCAGCGGGTCGCCGGTGCGCAGTCCTGGCAGTGCCCTGAAGCACACCTACGCCCTCTTTGACGAGCGGGTGCCTCCCGGCCCCGCACTGCCGCCGACCCGGGCCGAAGCCCTCAGTGAGCTGGTCCGGCGCTACTTCACCAGCCGCGGCCCGGCCACGGTCAAGGACTGCGCCGATTGGTCCGGGCTCACCATGGCCGACGTCCGGCTCGGCCTCCAACAGTGTCTGGCGGCAGCTCCCGAAACCCTGGCAACCTCGGTGATTGACGGCGTCGTGCATTATTTCGACGCCGGTGCGGACGGCAGCGGCGGGGCCGGACCGGCGTCCGGACCGCGGCTCGACCTGATCCAGTGCTACGACGAATACGTGATGGGATATTCAGCCACCCGGCACTATCTGGGTGGCAGCGCGCCGGCGTTCCCGGTTGCCGGGGCGCCCATGCATGTGGTGCTGCTGGACGGGCGGATGGCCGGCTCTTGGCGGCACACCATGTCCGCCGGCCGCTGTGAGCTGGACATCCGCTTGTTCGCTGCTGCGGGCCCGGCGCTGGACGACGCCGCGCAGGATGCCGTGGACCGGTATGGGGCCTACCTGGGGATCCCGGCCGCGCGTGTGGGCTCCGGGGCTAAGCTGGAAGGACACATATGA
- a CDS encoding SGNH/GDSL hydrolase family protein — MQSPPTATAAHPWSRYVAMGDSFTEGIGDPEPTSPGGFRGWADRVAEELGRSQSDFAYANLAVRGRLLQQIVDQQLAPCLALKPDLVTLSAGGNDLIRPGGDPDALAEKLDSVVQILSMGGATVVLFNGPDTGSSVLGRIRSKVAIYNENLRTVAARHDAIIADMWSLKQLNDPQMWDEDRLHFSPLGHHTIAAMVLESLNVNHTLEPLRPKPLPARTWRAARSEDLVWAREYFVPWVVRRVRHRSSGDGITAKRPTPGPVFGPGVPLGSGEGPLGTTDARR, encoded by the coding sequence ATGCAGAGTCCGCCCACGGCCACGGCGGCTCACCCCTGGAGCCGTTATGTAGCGATGGGAGATTCGTTCACGGAGGGCATCGGCGACCCGGAACCAACGAGCCCCGGCGGCTTCCGCGGCTGGGCGGACCGGGTGGCCGAGGAACTGGGCCGGAGCCAGTCGGACTTCGCCTACGCGAACCTGGCCGTCCGCGGCCGGCTCCTGCAGCAGATCGTGGACCAGCAGCTTGCTCCGTGCCTGGCGCTGAAGCCGGACCTGGTAACACTCTCCGCCGGCGGCAACGATCTCATCAGGCCCGGCGGAGACCCCGACGCCCTCGCCGAAAAACTTGATTCTGTGGTCCAGATCCTGTCCATGGGCGGCGCCACGGTGGTGCTGTTCAACGGTCCGGATACCGGTTCCTCGGTCCTGGGACGGATCCGGAGCAAGGTGGCGATCTACAACGAGAACCTGCGCACCGTGGCCGCCCGCCATGATGCCATCATCGCCGACATGTGGTCGCTCAAGCAGCTGAACGATCCGCAGATGTGGGACGAGGACCGCCTGCATTTTTCGCCGCTGGGGCACCACACCATCGCGGCCATGGTGCTGGAATCGCTGAACGTGAACCACACGCTCGAGCCGCTCCGGCCCAAGCCTTTGCCCGCCCGCACGTGGCGCGCAGCCCGCTCCGAAGACCTGGTGTGGGCCCGCGAGTACTTTGTTCCGTGGGTGGTGCGGCGGGTGCGCCACCGCTCTTCCGGCGACGGAATCACCGCAAAACGTCCGACGCCGGGACCTGTGTTCGGCCCCGGCGTTCCGTTGGGTTCCGGCGAGGGTCCGCTGGGCACCACCGACGCCCGGCGCTAG
- a CDS encoding phospholipase, whose protein sequence is MTDAQVFPAPVVLWSRPDDQRAGKPLLVLLHGYGANEQDLLSLADMLPEDFVVASLRAPLATGPGFMWFPLTASIEYTLDAVKAAAVYVEDWIDTVKADHPTVTLLGFSMGMAMATTLLRQRPADYAAVVGLSGFVVNADGDPSFKDGELDGTVPLFWGRDQQDPVITADKIDYTMGWVRGHVKLTKVLYTGMWHGINQQEIGHVSEFLTHEVLYK, encoded by the coding sequence ATGACTGACGCCCAAGTATTTCCCGCCCCTGTTGTTCTGTGGTCCCGGCCGGACGACCAGCGCGCCGGAAAGCCGCTGCTGGTGCTGCTGCACGGCTACGGCGCCAACGAGCAGGACCTCCTGAGCCTTGCGGACATGCTTCCCGAAGATTTTGTGGTTGCCTCACTCCGGGCGCCCCTGGCCACGGGTCCCGGTTTTATGTGGTTCCCCCTGACGGCCTCCATCGAATACACGCTCGACGCCGTCAAGGCGGCAGCCGTCTATGTGGAGGACTGGATCGACACCGTCAAAGCCGACCATCCGACGGTGACGCTGCTCGGCTTTTCCATGGGAATGGCCATGGCCACCACGCTGCTCCGGCAGCGCCCCGCTGACTACGCCGCCGTCGTCGGGCTTTCCGGCTTTGTGGTCAACGCGGACGGTGACCCCAGCTTCAAGGATGGCGAACTGGACGGCACAGTGCCGCTCTTCTGGGGCCGGGACCAGCAGGACCCCGTGATCACCGCCGACAAGATCGACTACACCATGGGCTGGGTGCGTGGGCACGTCAAGCTCACCAAGGTGCTCTACACGGGCATGTGGCATGGCATCAACCAGCAGGAAATCGGCCACGTTTCCGAGTTCCTTACGCACGAGGTGCTGTACAAGTAG
- a CDS encoding IS1380 family transposase: MQLFHRSTRVSAAFDDSNLVSAAGLVPAMALAVKTCLGELADQWLTLPGYFGANAGLKVTALVAGMVAGADSIDDMALLRHGGMKKLFAGAYAPSTLGSFLRSFTFGHVRQLDALAARWLVNVAAVAPITSGIDDYALVDIDDTIKEVHGYRKQGSGYGYSGVRGLNALIGILSTATAAPVIIGARLRKGSSGSPRGAGKFIADILATVKRLRGKDATGLVLLRADSAFYGHPVVAAAHRAGAKVSITARMDPAVKRAIATINEHAWTTIEYTDAVRDETTGAWISSAEVAETAFTAFVGRKKAERIHGRLVVRRIPELNAKAGAGQQTLFDTHRFHAFFTTSALDTVTADKTHRQHAIIEQINADLKDSALAHLPSGKFTANAAWLVLASIAFNLSRAIGTLAGPDLGKARSGTIRRKLITVPARIATSARKIVLHLPAHWPWETSWSRLFEAACGPPRTATI; this comes from the coding sequence GTGCAACTTTTCCATAGATCCACGCGCGTGTCAGCCGCGTTCGATGATTCCAACCTCGTGTCGGCCGCAGGTCTGGTCCCGGCGATGGCGCTGGCGGTGAAAACCTGCCTTGGCGAACTCGCTGATCAGTGGCTGACGCTGCCCGGATACTTCGGCGCGAATGCGGGGTTGAAGGTCACCGCGCTGGTCGCGGGCATGGTCGCTGGGGCCGATTCCATCGATGACATGGCCTTGTTGCGTCACGGCGGGATGAAGAAACTTTTCGCCGGTGCATATGCCCCGTCGACTTTGGGATCGTTCCTGCGCTCGTTCACCTTCGGCCATGTCCGCCAGCTCGACGCCCTCGCCGCACGGTGGCTGGTGAACGTGGCCGCCGTGGCCCCGATCACCTCCGGTATCGATGATTACGCTCTGGTCGATATCGACGACACCATCAAGGAAGTCCACGGCTACCGGAAACAGGGTTCCGGCTACGGTTACTCCGGGGTCCGGGGATTGAACGCGCTGATCGGGATCCTCTCGACCGCGACCGCGGCGCCGGTCATCATCGGCGCGAGGCTGCGCAAGGGAAGCTCCGGCTCCCCGCGCGGGGCGGGGAAGTTCATCGCTGACATCCTTGCCACCGTCAAACGGCTGCGCGGCAAGGATGCCACCGGGCTGGTGCTGCTGCGTGCCGACAGTGCCTTCTACGGCCACCCGGTCGTCGCCGCTGCCCACCGCGCAGGCGCGAAAGTGTCCATTACCGCCCGGATGGACCCGGCCGTCAAACGCGCCATCGCCACCATCAACGAGCACGCCTGGACCACCATCGAGTACACCGACGCGGTCCGCGATGAAACCACCGGGGCCTGGATTTCCTCGGCGGAAGTCGCCGAAACCGCCTTCACCGCCTTCGTGGGCCGGAAGAAAGCCGAACGCATCCACGGGCGCCTGGTCGTGCGGCGGATCCCGGAACTGAACGCCAAAGCAGGCGCAGGGCAACAGACCCTGTTCGACACCCACCGCTTCCACGCCTTCTTCACCACCAGCGCCCTGGACACCGTCACCGCAGACAAAACCCACCGCCAGCACGCCATCATCGAGCAGATTAACGCGGACCTCAAAGACAGTGCCCTGGCGCACCTGCCCTCGGGAAAGTTCACCGCCAACGCAGCCTGGCTGGTCCTGGCGAGCATCGCATTCAACCTCTCGCGCGCCATCGGCACTCTTGCCGGCCCTGACCTGGGCAAAGCACGCAGCGGAACCATCCGCCGAAAACTCATCACCGTCCCCGCCAGGATCGCGACCTCGGCACGGAAAATCGTCCTGCACCTGCCCGCTCACTGGCCCTGGGAAACCAGCTGGTCACGCCTCTTCGAAGCGGCCTGCGGGCCACCACGTACTGCCACCATCTGA
- a CDS encoding RNA-binding S4 domain-containing protein: protein MSNQDIQEIPIRDSMIRLGQLLKLASLVEDGVEAAELIKNGLVKVNGAIEDRRGRQLHNGDTVNVNAQTVKVVAPEA from the coding sequence ATGAGCAACCAGGACATTCAAGAGATCCCCATCCGCGACAGCATGATCCGTCTTGGCCAGCTCCTGAAGCTCGCCAGCCTGGTGGAGGACGGCGTAGAAGCCGCTGAGCTGATCAAAAACGGCCTCGTCAAGGTCAACGGCGCGATCGAGGACCGCCGCGGACGCCAGCTGCACAACGGCGACACGGTCAACGTCAACGCGCAGACCGTTAAGGTCGTGGCCCCGGAGGCCTGA